The following nucleotide sequence is from Williamwhitmania taraxaci.
GGCAATGGTTCCTTCGCCAATTGTTTCATGCCAGTTTTTTACTGGTATCTGTGCGGCAATGATAATAGAAGTCTTGTCATATTTCTGTTCAACGATATCCATTAGGGCATTTCTTGCAGGATCGTCAAAGGCTGTTAAC
It contains:
- a CDS encoding ATP-binding protein, which encodes LTAFDDPARNALMDIVEQKYDKTSIIIAAQIPVKNWHETIGEGTIADAILDRMVHSSHRIELTVESMRKNKMKKTQINS